The following coding sequences lie in one Myxococcus xanthus genomic window:
- a CDS encoding ATP-binding protein produces MTTSSLPLRTTVLAALALTQEDSGDGEAIELRFLRQHLDATGRDWVARARERLTRPGSEDAGLVMLGEALGLSLVELLAVVLVAAVEQDPMVGRAVAYLQAPVGASRPTLGLVSSALAPAASGSQEALLLLTAGAALGSGLLTRLREELPLCEQTLAMPLPLFLALSGHDVTWPGATLGSARHMEVPLPPSIMDGVHRYARFLADKPRSTLVLRGTSLSETRTVAAAVAMSLGRAPLFLGAEQQPGLGPFLLQRGLLPIHVHELGPGERKVLPNLPYYGGPVLAITGPEGTLDAADRAVLRWSVPRPPSDERRALWESSLGAPELAEELARRHRQGAGRIAQLGRLARQKAKLDGRPEPELEDVLAAAWVAESEGMSTLAEPLMDAIHDDAIVLVPQVKRELELLLARCRARDDLVHGLGPSATVRYRAGVRALFMGASGTGKTLAAGWLATKLGLPLYRVDLASVTSKYIGETEKNLSQLFARAEHADLVLLFDEADSLFAKRTDVKDSNDRFANAQTNYLLQRIEAFDGVAILTSNSKSRFDSAFTRRLDAIIDFTLPGPAERRALWTTHLGMAHELPAKELSRLAATADLAGGQIRNVVLTAALIAREAGRSIQPPDIIEALVHEYRKQGREPPSELRTTPQGTAGGARDTWRR; encoded by the coding sequence ATGACGACGTCCTCCCTGCCCCTTCGCACCACGGTCCTCGCGGCGTTGGCCCTCACACAGGAGGACTCAGGGGATGGAGAGGCCATCGAGCTACGCTTCCTGCGACAACACCTGGATGCAACAGGGCGGGACTGGGTCGCTCGCGCTCGGGAGCGCCTCACGCGTCCGGGTTCCGAGGATGCTGGACTCGTCATGCTCGGCGAAGCGCTCGGGCTCTCCCTGGTGGAACTCCTGGCAGTGGTCCTGGTCGCTGCCGTCGAGCAGGACCCGATGGTGGGCCGGGCCGTCGCGTACCTTCAAGCGCCCGTGGGGGCCTCCCGACCAACGCTGGGACTGGTTTCCAGCGCGCTGGCGCCGGCCGCTTCCGGAAGCCAGGAGGCCCTGCTCCTTCTCACCGCCGGAGCGGCACTGGGCAGTGGGCTGCTGACACGCCTCCGGGAGGAGCTGCCACTGTGTGAACAAACGCTGGCCATGCCGCTGCCGCTCTTCCTGGCGCTGTCCGGCCACGACGTCACCTGGCCTGGGGCAACGCTCGGCTCGGCCCGCCACATGGAAGTACCGCTGCCCCCCTCCATCATGGATGGCGTGCACCGGTATGCGCGCTTTCTCGCAGACAAGCCTCGGTCGACCCTCGTGCTGCGCGGCACGTCCCTCTCTGAAACCCGCACCGTGGCGGCCGCGGTCGCAATGTCGCTCGGGCGCGCACCCCTCTTCCTCGGAGCAGAGCAACAGCCGGGATTGGGGCCCTTCCTGCTTCAGCGAGGACTGCTCCCCATCCATGTCCACGAGCTCGGGCCCGGTGAGCGGAAGGTCCTTCCCAACCTGCCGTACTACGGCGGCCCTGTGCTGGCCATCACCGGTCCAGAGGGCACGCTCGACGCTGCGGACCGCGCGGTGTTGCGCTGGTCCGTTCCACGACCTCCCAGCGATGAACGGCGAGCACTGTGGGAGTCCTCATTGGGTGCACCGGAGCTCGCGGAGGAGCTGGCCCGACGGCACCGCCAGGGAGCAGGACGGATTGCCCAACTTGGCCGGCTGGCGCGACAGAAGGCAAAGCTGGATGGGCGGCCGGAGCCCGAGCTTGAGGACGTGCTCGCAGCGGCGTGGGTGGCGGAATCCGAGGGCATGAGCACGCTCGCGGAGCCCTTGATGGACGCCATCCACGACGACGCCATCGTCCTCGTGCCCCAGGTGAAACGAGAACTGGAGCTGCTCCTGGCGCGGTGCCGCGCTCGGGACGATCTGGTCCACGGCCTGGGCCCCTCCGCGACGGTGCGCTATCGCGCGGGTGTCCGGGCACTCTTCATGGGCGCGTCGGGCACGGGCAAGACGCTCGCCGCGGGCTGGTTGGCCACGAAACTCGGACTGCCGCTCTACCGCGTGGACTTGGCCTCAGTGACCAGCAAGTACATTGGTGAGACGGAGAAGAACCTCTCGCAGCTCTTCGCGCGGGCCGAGCATGCCGACCTGGTGCTGCTCTTCGATGAGGCGGACTCGCTCTTCGCCAAGCGCACCGACGTGAAGGACTCGAACGACCGGTTCGCCAACGCACAGACGAACTACCTGCTCCAGCGAATCGAGGCGTTCGACGGCGTGGCCATCCTGACCAGCAACAGCAAGAGCCGGTTCGATTCAGCCTTTACGCGCCGCCTCGATGCCATCATCGACTTCACCCTGCCCGGACCCGCCGAGCGGCGCGCGCTCTGGACCACGCACCTGGGCATGGCGCACGAACTTCCCGCCAAGGAATTGAGCCGACTGGCGGCGACAGCTGACCTGGCCGGAGGGCAGATTCGCAACGTGGTGTTGACGGCCGCGCTCATTGCGCGTGAGGCGGGACGCTCCATCCAACCACCGGACATCATCGAGGCGCTCGTGCATGAGTACCGGAAGCAGGGCCGCGAGCCCCCATCCGAGCTCCGCACCACGCCCCAGGGTACCGCTGGCGGCGCCCGCGACACATGGCGCCGCTAG
- a CDS encoding RibD family protein: MSRAKRPYVICHMVPSVDGRIVTTGWKLSSRALSEYERTAETFDADAWMIGRISMEPYAGKAKVPVRKAGQPIPRTDFIARRDAESYAIALDPSGKLTWKSGSIDDEHVITILTEQVSDDYLAFLQSKGVSYLFGGKTELNLKRVLEKLRKDFGIKRLLLEGGGKINGSFLVADLIDELSVLMAPIADGSIGTPSLFDAGEGRGPVRHLKLVSAEPRKGDMLWLKYKVRKSASKR, translated from the coding sequence ATGAGCAGAGCGAAGCGCCCGTACGTGATTTGCCACATGGTGCCCTCCGTCGATGGGCGCATCGTCACGACGGGCTGGAAGCTCTCGTCGCGCGCCCTGTCTGAGTACGAGCGGACGGCGGAGACGTTCGACGCCGACGCCTGGATGATTGGCCGGATTTCGATGGAGCCCTACGCGGGGAAGGCGAAGGTTCCAGTACGCAAGGCAGGGCAGCCGATTCCGAGGACGGACTTCATCGCGAGGCGCGACGCGGAGTCCTACGCCATCGCGCTGGACCCCTCGGGCAAGCTCACCTGGAAGTCGGGCTCCATCGATGACGAGCACGTCATCACCATTCTCACAGAGCAGGTCTCTGACGACTACCTGGCCTTCCTCCAATCAAAGGGCGTCTCCTACCTGTTTGGCGGAAAGACGGAGCTGAACCTGAAGCGGGTGCTCGAAAAGCTCCGGAAGGACTTCGGCATCAAGCGGTTGCTCCTGGAGGGCGGCGGCAAGATCAACGGCTCCTTCCTGGTCGCGGACCTGATTGACGAGCTGAGCGTGCTGATGGCTCCCATCGCGGATGGCTCCATCGGAACGCCTTCGCTATTCGATGCGGGCGAGGGCAGGGGACCGGTCCGCCATCTGAAGCTGGTCTCCGCCGAGCCGCGGAAGGGCGACATGCTCTGGCTGAAATACAAGGTGCGCAAATCAGCATCGAAGAGGTGA
- a CDS encoding aldo/keto reductase has translation MKKRKLGKGNLEVSAIGLGCMGMSFGYGPPADRQAMIKLIHAAVERGVTFFDTAEVYGPLTNEELVGEALAPFRGKVVIATKFGFKPAVPGEARWSGFDSRPEHIKAVAEASLRRLKVDAIDLFYQHRVDPEVPIEDVAGAVKDLIREGKVKHFGLSEAGVQTIRRAHAVQPVTALQSEYSLWWRKPEEEVLPTLEELGIGFVPFSPLGKGFLTGKIDDKTSFSKDDFRNIVPRFTPEARKANQTLVELLQTVSAKKKATPAQIAIAWLLAQKPWIAPIPGTTKQSRLEENLGAADIELSPQDLQEINDAASKITVQGARYPEALEKVTGR, from the coding sequence ATGAAAAAGCGCAAGCTTGGGAAAGGGAATCTCGAGGTCTCCGCCATCGGTCTTGGCTGCATGGGCATGAGCTTCGGCTACGGCCCGCCCGCGGACCGGCAGGCGATGATCAAGCTCATCCACGCCGCGGTGGAACGCGGTGTCACCTTCTTCGACACCGCCGAAGTGTATGGCCCCCTCACGAATGAGGAACTGGTGGGCGAGGCCTTGGCGCCGTTCCGAGGAAAGGTGGTCATCGCCACCAAGTTCGGCTTCAAGCCGGCCGTCCCCGGCGAAGCGAGGTGGAGCGGCTTCGACAGCCGGCCCGAGCACATCAAGGCCGTCGCCGAGGCCTCACTCAGGCGGCTCAAGGTCGATGCCATCGACCTCTTCTACCAGCACCGCGTGGACCCGGAAGTGCCCATCGAGGACGTCGCGGGCGCGGTGAAGGATCTGATTCGCGAAGGCAAGGTCAAGCACTTCGGGCTGTCCGAAGCGGGTGTGCAGACCATCCGGCGCGCGCACGCGGTTCAGCCGGTGACCGCGTTGCAGAGCGAGTACTCACTCTGGTGGCGGAAGCCGGAGGAGGAGGTGTTGCCGACGCTGGAGGAACTCGGCATCGGCTTCGTTCCCTTTAGTCCGCTCGGCAAGGGCTTCCTGACCGGGAAGATTGACGACAAGACCTCGTTCTCCAAGGACGACTTCCGCAACATCGTCCCACGTTTCACGCCCGAGGCCCGGAAGGCGAATCAGACGCTGGTCGAGCTGCTGCAGACAGTCAGCGCCAAGAAGAAGGCGACACCTGCGCAGATTGCCATCGCGTGGTTGCTCGCCCAGAAGCCCTGGATTGCGCCCATCCCGGGCACCACGAAGCAGAGTCGGCTCGAGGAGAACCTCGGCGCGGCCGACATCGAGCTGTCGCCGCAAGACCTCCAGGAAATCAACGACGCGGCTTCGAAAATCACCGTCCAGGGCGCTCGCTATCCGGAGGCGCTGGAGAAAGTCACGGGGCGCTGA
- a CDS encoding SDR family oxidoreductase translates to MSSIQGKVVVITGASSGLGAETARHLASRGAKVFLGARRTDKLAAVVADIERGGGQASARAVDVTKRAEVAAFIQAAVDRFGRIDVLVNNAGLMSLAPVAKTLVDEWDRMVDTNIKGVLYGIAAALPVFQRQNSGHFINISSVAGHKVSMGAAVYAGTKFAVRAISEGLRQEVGGSIRTTIISPGAVQSELPMGSSDPETAASVKEMYQQLAIPADSVARAIAFAIEQPADVDINEVLLRPTKQVL, encoded by the coding sequence ATGTCGAGCATTCAAGGGAAGGTCGTCGTCATCACGGGGGCCAGCAGCGGGCTGGGCGCGGAGACCGCCCGTCACCTCGCTTCCCGAGGCGCGAAGGTATTCCTCGGCGCGCGGCGAACGGACAAGCTCGCCGCCGTGGTGGCGGACATCGAGCGGGGAGGCGGACAGGCGAGTGCCCGGGCGGTGGATGTCACGAAGCGAGCCGAGGTCGCGGCGTTCATCCAGGCCGCGGTCGACAGGTTCGGACGCATCGACGTCCTGGTGAACAACGCGGGCCTGATGTCGCTCGCGCCGGTGGCGAAGACGCTGGTGGACGAGTGGGACCGGATGGTCGACACCAACATCAAGGGTGTCCTCTACGGCATCGCCGCGGCGCTCCCGGTGTTCCAGCGGCAGAACAGCGGCCACTTCATCAACATCTCCTCGGTGGCGGGGCACAAGGTCAGCATGGGCGCCGCGGTGTACGCTGGTACCAAGTTCGCCGTGCGCGCCATCTCTGAAGGTCTGCGGCAGGAGGTGGGTGGTTCCATCCGCACGACCATCATCTCCCCGGGCGCGGTGCAGTCCGAACTGCCCATGGGGAGCTCGGACCCGGAGACCGCCGCCAGCGTGAAGGAGATGTACCAGCAGTTAGCGATTCCCGCGGACTCCGTCGCGAGGGCCATCGCCTTCGCCATCGAGCAACCCGCCGACGTGGACATCAACGAGGTCCTGCTGCGTCCCACGAAGCAGGTGCTGTGA